The following is a genomic window from Pseudomonadota bacterium.
ACCCGTGGAGCGATTCTCCTGGCCGATGAATGCCACGTTGATCTCGGGCGGTGCATCGCTGATGCGCAGCACGCGGTAGTCGTGGAAGTTGGAGTTCACCACCGCGCCCTCGCGGAAGCTCACCTCCGTCTCCAACGCCAGCCCGAGGCCCATGATCACGGCGCCTTCCATCTGCGCGGTGGCGATGTCCGGGTTCAGGACCAGGCCGCAGTCGACGGCGCAGTCGACGCGCTTCACGCGCACCTGGCCGTCTTCCATCGCCACATGCACGGCCATCGCCGTATAGCTTTCGTAGCTGTGGTGAACGGCGATGCCGAGGCCTTCGCCTTCCGGTAGCTCGCGGCCCCAGCCGCCCATGGCGGCGGCCTTCTCCAGCACGGCCAACGAGCGCTCGGCCTGCATCTTGGTCTTGGGGTCGGAGGAGTTGCGGTAGATGCGCGTGAGCAACGCCACCGTGTCCGTCTGCGCCTTCTCGGCGAGCTCGTCGACGAAGATGTTGATCGCGTGGGCCCAGAAGATGTCGTAGACGGCGCGGTACCAGCCGATGCGCGTGTGGGCGGGGGCTTCGCCCGACTCGATGCGCACGTTGGCGATGCCGAAGGGGTGGCCGATGATGCGGCCGAGGTCGCGCTCACCCGGGCGGGTGACCTTCGGGTTGAAGGTGGCGGGGATCGGCGGGAAGGCAGCGCGGTGCAGCCAGCCGACCACGTTGCCGTCGGCGTCGATGCCCGCTTCGATGTGCTGGGCGCTGCAGGAATGGT
Proteins encoded in this region:
- a CDS encoding molybdopterin cofactor-binding domain-containing protein, coding for GGAFGRKYKCDYVQEAVTLSLAVGAPVQLTWTREEDTRTGYYHSCSAQHIEAGIDADGNVVGWLHRAAFPPIPATFNPKVTRPGERDLGRIIGHPFGIANVRIESGEAPAHTRIGWYRAVYDIFWAHAINIFVDELAEKAQTDTVALLTRIYRNSSDPKTKMQAERSLAVLEKAAAMGGWGRELPEGEGLGIAVHHSYESYTAMAVHVAMEDGQVRVKRVDCAVDCGLVLNPDIATAQMEGAVIMGLGLALETEVSFREGAVVNSNFHDYRVLRISDAPPEINVAFIGQENRSTGLGEPGVPTFAPALANAIYAAGGERHRALPMTQV